Proteins co-encoded in one Triplophysa dalaica isolate WHDGS20190420 chromosome 16, ASM1584641v1, whole genome shotgun sequence genomic window:
- the nox1 gene encoding LOW QUALITY PROTEIN: NADPH oxidase 1 (The sequence of the model RefSeq protein was modified relative to this genomic sequence to represent the inferred CDS: inserted 1 base in 1 codon), with translation MGNWIINHGLSALIVVAWMGINIFLFVYYYTFYDLGPQFEYTRELLGDALPWARAPAAVLNFNCMLILLPVCRNLLSLLRGSFMCCERTMRKQLDKNLTFHKLVAYMIALMTAVHTIAHLLNVERYSNSLAGLYGPLAGNLSMLGDSTYLNTTYLNPIRSHSTTPTLFVFTTIAGLTGVVITLALILIITSSMEVIRRSFFEVFWYTHHLFIIFFIGLVFHGAGRIVRSQQVTDPPHNTSFCEDQPENWGKXPQCPIPQFAGGFPQTWMWVIGPMIIYLCERILRFIRFMQPVSYRKIVIRPSRVLELQLVKDGFKMEVGQYVFLNCPAISRLEWHPFTMTSAPEEDFFSVHIRLAGDWTEKLIKMVENLPEGAQGPSISVDGPLGTASEDVFKYEVSMLVGAGIGVTPFASILKSIWYKFKDSNPNLRTKRIYFYWLCRETHAFEWFADLLQVLEKEMEERGMKDFLTYKLYLTGWDQSHADHAMVHFDKDTDIITGLKQKTLYGRPNWDKEFEEVRKDNPSSEVGTFLCGPQALAKVLEKKCVKYSDVDPRRTKFYFNKENF, from the exons ATGGGAAACTGGATCATCAATCATGGATTGAGCGCTTTGATCGTG GTGGCGTGGATGGGCATCAACATCTTCCTGTTTGTTTACTATTACACCTTTTATGATTTGGGACCACAATTTGAATACACTCGTGAACTTTTAGGG GACGCATTGCCCTGGGCCAGAGCACCCGCTGCTGTGCTCAACTTCAACTGCATGCTTATTCTGCTGCCAGTATGCCGCAACCTGCTTTCTCTGCTCCGTGGCTCTTTCATG TGCTGTGAACGAACAATGAGGAAACAACTAGACAAAAATCTGACTTTCCACAAGCTGGTTGCTTATATGATTGCCCTCATGACAG CCGTTCATACTATTGCTCATTTGCTGAATGTTGAAAGGTACAGCAACAGTTTAGCGGGTCTATATGGACCTCTTGCTGGAAATCTGTCTATGCTTGGGGACTCCACCTACCTAAATACCACCTACCTAAATCCCATTCGGTCTCATTCTACT ACTCCAACTCTATTCGTATTTACCACTATAGCAGGTCTCACAGGAGTCGTCATAACTCTCGCCCTCATTCTCATTATCACTTCATCTATGGAAGTCATCCGCCGAAGTTTCTTTGAAGTCTTTTGGTACACACACCACCTCTTCATTATTTTCTTCATCGGCTTAGTTTTTCACGGTGCAGG TCGCATCGTGCGAAGTCAGCAAGTGACAGACCCGCCTCACAATACTTCCTTCTGCGAAGATCAACCAGAGAACTGGGGAA TTCCTCAATGTCCAATTCCTCAGTTTGCAGGAGGGTTTCCTCAG ACGTGGATGTGGGTAATTGGACCAATGATAATCTACCTTTGTGAACGGATACTACGTTTCATTCGCTTCATGCAGCCTGTCAGTTATAGAAAG atTGTAATCCGCCCATCCAGAGTGTTAGAACTACAGCTGGTAAAGGACGGTTTCAAGATGGAGGTAGGCCAGTACGTCTTTCTGAATTGTCCAGCTATCTCCAGGCTAGAGTGGCATCCTTTCACCATGACATCAGCCCCTGAAGAAGATTTCTTTAGTGTGCACATCCGCTTAGCTGGAGACTGGACTGAGAAGCTCATCAAGATGGTTGAAAATTTACCAGAGGGTGCACAAGGACCTAG cATTAGTGTGGATGGCCCATTAGGAACTGCTAGTGAAGACGTGTTTAAATACGAGGTCAGCATGCTTGTAGGTGCTGGTATTGGAGTCACGCCATTTGCATCTATTCTCAAATCCATCTGGTACAAATTTAAAGACTCCAACCCCAATCTGCGAACCAAGAGG ATTTACTTCTACTGGTTGTGTAGAGAGACGCACGCCTTTGAGTGGTTCGCAGATCTTCTCCAGGTCCTTGAGAAAGAAATGGAAGAGAGGGGAATGAAAGACTTCCTTACCTATAAACTCTACCTAACCGGCTGGGATCAGAGCCAC GCAGACCATGCGATGGTGCACTTTGATAAGGATACAGATATCATCACAGGTCTAAAACAGAAGACTCTTTACGGCCGACCGAACTGGGATAAGGAATTTGAAGAAGTTAGGAAAGATAACCCCTC GTCTGAGGTCGGAACATTCTTGTGTGGCCCACAAGCCTTAGCTAAGGTCTTGGAGAAGAAATGTGTCAAATATTCCGACGTGGACCCACGGAGGACCAAGTTTTACTTTAACAAAGAGAACTTTTGA